The following DNA comes from Thalassoglobus sp. JC818.
CATTCAGGAGATTGCCGATCAATGCAACGTTCCGGTCGATGGAGTGGCGGTTCTCGTCGCACCGACGTCCAGCGTGGCGGGGAACTTTCAAGTCGTTTCACGTTCGGTCGAAACAGCGATGCACAAGCTGTTCGAATTGGGATTCGATGTGAGTCGAGTCGAATCGGCCTGCGGCAGTGCCCCCATTTCTCCCGTAGCGGCAGACGATCTCACCGGAATCGGACGCACGAACGATGCGATCCTGTACGGTGGCAGTGTAACGCTGTGGGTACGTGGTGATGACGACATGATCCGCGAACTCGGTCCCAAAGTCCCCGCATCATCTTCTGAGATGTATGGGCGACCCTTTATCGAAATCTTCGAAGCAGCTGGGCGAGACTTTTATCAGATTGATCCCCACTTATTCAGCCCGGGTGAAGTCGTCTTCCACAACGTCGAAACAGGTTCGGTGTTTCAGTTCGGACGCTTGAATCCCGATGTTCTCTTGAAGTCATTCCACCTCAAGAGAGGGTGAGCGACTTGCAAGAGTTGACAGGCTGCCGGTATTTTCCGTTATTGTTCACGTTTTGAAGTCGATTGTTTTCGTCGACAGAAGCGATCGCTCGCGCCAAATACTTGTTGCGTTCCATCGACTGCCGTTGTTGCCACGGAGTGACCATTGACTGCAGAGATTGCAGACCCTCAATCGACCCGATCAGAACGACAGGTTTGGGCGATCCTCGGCCTCCTCTTCGCCGGGTGGCTCATTTATCGAGCTGTCTTCATCGGAGCAGGTTCTGCTTACGTCGCAGATGTCAACGGGCAATATCAATCAGCCACGTACAACGACTTTCTCGTCGGAACGGCCGTTTACAGCCCAGTTCGAACAGTGGGAACCTGGGTTGCTGCTTTCCTGACGTTGTGCATCTTCTCGTTCTTGTATCGCGACAACCCGTTCTACAAATTCGCGGAAGCGGTGTTTGTGGGTGTCTCCGCTGCGTACTGGATGGTGATTGCTTTCTGGACAGTCATCATCCCCAATCTGCTGGGCAAGATCTGGCCCTCGTGGATTCAATCCTGGGCGATGCCAGGATTGTCGCCGGTTCGTGATGAATCCTGGTGGATGTTCCTGATTCCTCTTGTCTTAGGCGGAATGCTTCTGTGGAGGCTCTCTCCCAAAGGAGCGTGGATCGCTCGCTGGCCATTGGCATTCATTATCGGGTCAACAGCCGGAATTCGGCTTGTTGGCTTTCTTCAAGCAGATTTCATCAGTCAGATCCACAACACAATCGTCCCCGTTGTGGTCGTGACGGATTCCGAGTTTCAGTTTTGGGAGAGTGTCCAAAATATCCTGCTCGTCATCTCCGTCCTGTCTGCGATCGTTTACTTCTTCTTCTCCGTGGAACACACCGGTGTTGTCGGTCAGGTTTCGCGGATCGGTGTGTGGGTGTTGATGGTCACGTTCGGAGCTGCATTCGGCTATACCGTGATGGGTCGAATCGCCTTGCTGGCGATTCGTTTCGAATTCCTCTTCGACGACTGGCTCTGGTTGATCGACCCTGCTCATAAGCGACTCGGGCTGTAAGCTGCAATGAAAGAGTGCCCGACGATGCTGAGCGTGACCGAAGCTCTCGATCTAGTCCGAGATCGAGTCCTTCCTGGAGAGACTTCACTTAAGCCATTGAGCGAGTCGTTAGGACATGTCGTCGCTGAATCGGTTTTGAGTCCGATCGATTCTCCACCATTCGACAAGTCGATGATGGACGGATTCGCCATTCGCACCGAAGACTTCGCTCAGGGAGTGGTGCCGCTTTCGCTCGTCGGACAAATTACAGCTGGCGAGTCATCGGATTCCCCACTGCAATCCGGGGAAACCGTTCAGATCATGACGGGAGCACCGATCCCGCCAAATGTGGATGCCGTCGTTCCTGTCGAATTGTCATTGGTGGAAAACGGAGTCGTCCACCTGAGCGTTGATCCTTCTCAACTTCGCTCCGGATGGAACATCATTCCTCGCGGATCAAACATGCAGCAGG
Coding sequences within:
- the mch gene encoding methenyltetrahydromethanopterin cyclohydrolase: MNDDEDDWDGDLFEDEPSLNHQAWDLVQQVLYNLDELRVEPAVSSDSGIVLDFGVNVPGNLSAGLALAEICCSGLSDFSIVPGDVAGVRWPHIFVQTDDPVESCLLSQYAGWQLQVDDYFAMASGPMRTARGSEPLFETLQYQEVSDCVVGVLEAGALPTDDVIQEIADQCNVPVDGVAVLVAPTSSVAGNFQVVSRSVETAMHKLFELGFDVSRVESACGSAPISPVAADDLTGIGRTNDAILYGGSVTLWVRGDDDMIRELGPKVPASSSEMYGRPFIEIFEAAGRDFYQIDPHLFSPGEVVFHNVETGSVFQFGRLNPDVLLKSFHLKRG